The Anaerolineales bacterium DNA segment GCAGCAACCGCTCCCAGGCGCGCTGCAGGTCCAGATGGCCGGTCCAGCGCATCGCTTCGGTCTTGGCGAAGAGGATCCGGTAGCGAAGCCGCGTCATCGCCGATCCACGATCGGACAGAACCGCTCCTCGGCGGGGAGCGCTTCGCGCAGTTCGCGGAAGGTGGAAAGGATCCCGCATCCGAAGCATTCCCGGCGGCAATCGCCCTGGGTGCGCCCCGCCAGGCTGTCTTCGTACTGCCGGCGCAGGTATGCCTTTCGGATGCCGACGCTGATATGGTCCCAGGGGAAGACCTCATCCGCCGCGCGTTCGCGGTGGGTGTAGAACGCCGGGTCGATTCCGGATTCCCGGAAGGCGTCGTCCCACGCTACGGGTCGGAAGCGGTCGCTCCAGGCGTCGAAGCGCGCGCCGGCGCGCCAGGCCCGCGCGATCACCTCGCCCATCCGCCGATCGCCGCGTGACAGCCGCGCTTCGAGCAGGGTGACCTCCGGTTTGGTGAGGTCGAGCTTTATGCCCGGGCCGCGCAGTTCGCGACGCAGCAGGTCCTGCTTGGCGGCGATCTGCTCCCGGCTGTCCATCGCCAGCCACTGGAAGGGGGTGTGCGGCTTGGGGACGAGCGTGCTCACCCCGGCGTGCACTTCCGCCCGGCGCCCGAGGCGGCGCCGGCCCTCGGCCAGAACGGCCCGGGCCAGCTCGGCGATCGCCCGCACGTCGTCGGCCGTCTCGCGCGGATGGCCGATCATAAAATACAGTTTGACCGTCGTCCACTTGCGGCGGTAGATCTCGCCGACCGTCTCGAGCAACTGGCGGGCGGATATCGGCTTGTTGAGCACGGCGCGCATCGATTCGGTCGCCGCCTCGGGCGCAAGGGTGAAGTTGCCGCCGCGGCTGGAGCGCAGCGCCTCCACCAGGTCGACCGAGACGGTCTCGATCCGCAGCGAAGGCAGCGAGATGCGCAGGCGCGAAGAGCCGAATTTCACGCCGAGCGCCTGCACCAGATCGGTGATGTGCGAATGGTCCGACGAGGAAAGCGAGAGCAGGGCCACCTCCTCGTAGCCGGTGTTGGCGAGC contains these protein-coding regions:
- a CDS encoding TIGR03960 family B12-binding radical SAM protein; amino-acid sequence: MDSATISRILPRILPRVEKPGRYTGGELNQVVKDWNAVPVRIALLFPDIYDIGMSNLGLAVLYEILNARPDALAERAFLPWQDMEAAMRREGIPLFALESRRPLAEFDLVGITLPYESLYTNALLALDLAGIPLRAADRGEDHPLIVGGGHAAFNPEPVAEFFDAFAIGEGEELALDLADVLRRRKEEGAGRGAALEKISRVWGMYVPALYAPEYRSDGTLIRTAPQSGKEDLPNPVVKRIVPRLPPAPVRPIVPYLETVHNRYAIEIMRGCTRGCRFCQAGHVTRPVRERSAADIVASIEAALANTGYEEVALLSLSSSDHSHITDLVQALGVKFGSSRLRISLPSLRIETVSVDLVEALRSSRGGNFTLAPEAATESMRAVLNKPISARQLLETVGEIYRRKWTTVKLYFMIGHPRETADDVRAIAELARAVLAEGRRRLGRRAEVHAGVSTLVPKPHTPFQWLAMDSREQIAAKQDLLRRELRGPGIKLDLTKPEVTLLEARLSRGDRRMGEVIARAWRAGARFDAWSDRFRPVAWDDAFRESGIDPAFYTHRERAADEVFPWDHISVGIRKAYLRRQYEDSLAGRTQGDCRRECFGCGILSTFRELREALPAEERFCPIVDRR